The DNA window ACTGGCCACAAAAGCCAGTCTGTTACATGGACATCAGTGTAGCACCCTATGGGACTCATTACAATCAAATTAAACTCTGACAGCAGGTCACTCATGGGAAACTGATTCAATTACACAGAATGCTGCTTCGAAAAGACTTCTTTTATCTAGGTAGCTCTCCCTCTCATGTCCCCCTGCTGTGTTCGGCCTCAGTCTCACGTGGCAGGGGACATGGAAAggacatgctgctgctgatgccgGACACATTTTGCAGATATTCCTGCACAGGATGTTGTGCTTAGCTTTGTCAGACACAATCTGAGTCTGAGCAGACCTCGTATTATGAGAATgtgtcgtgttttttttttcgatTTCTCTCTTGATTCAAgagtgtggtctttcagtttgagagcaggactgcTTTCATGTTCAGATTTGGAAATGTTCacactcaaaaccctgcgctcgCATTCACATTGaccctgcttgtgcttagaCATAGAGATCACcctgtttctttccctcttaTTTTATGGCCACCAACAGCAAATGTAGCCAGAACTTTTGCTGGTAATTTTATTTTCGTCATCTCTTCACCTGGCATTCTATTGATTGGGGAATTTTGACAGACAAAAAGATTTGAGAGCAGAAGAAGTCTGGAGGCAGACGATTCACGTGCACAGAAGCATGATGAAAAGCTCCAGTTTCTGCTCTCTGAGGCTGTTTTATTGGCCATTgtaataaaacataacaaatatGTAGTTGTTATGTAGTGGTTAGCATTGTCGTCTCACTCACAACCAGATTGCACGCTCGCCAtcgtctttgtgttttctccggatattcctcccacagtccaaacccATGGACGGATAAGGGGCGATTGATCGTAGATGTGATTGTGAGCCTGAATGGTTGTGTATCTACGATGTTGGCccctgggattggctccagacACTCTGCGACTCTTACAGGATAAGCAATATAGATTATGGATGGCAGATGAAAATAAGTTTTTTTCCACACTTAAAATAGAACCCAATTGATCCCGGCGATCCACAGTTCCCATGATCCTTCCTCAGTTCACATGATCCTTTGTGCAATTGTCAGTTCCGTGTTGTGTGGTACAGTTATTTAAACCAGGAGAATGTTTTTCCAGAAGGCTTTTTCGTTTTAAAAGACAATAAGGCTTTGAGAAGAAGGCTCAGTGGATTTATGACCTTGAACCTTATTCCTGTCTTTTGTGTCCGCTCTCATAAACCACCAGAGAGTAAGAGCTTGTCATAGGAAAAACTCCGCTGCCGCAAGCCCCCAtcagattattttcttttggtGGTGTTTAGCAACTGTATTTCcatcttgtatatatttgtcTCTGAGAAACTGGAAAAAGACTTTCACAGTAGTTTGTTTTCATCGGTTTTCAGTGTATTATTTTTACCAACCTTTTAACCTGCGTGTGAAACATGGCTTTCCCCATGTATGAGGCACTACACAAGCACTATGTTACATAATGTCAACATTCCTTTGGAGTTAATAGCCATCTCTGTGAATTAATTATTCACATTGTCCCTCTCCTGATGGTGGACCCTGTGGGAGGGTTGCATTTCCTGGAGGCACCAAGTAGCAAAGAGCTACAGAGCCCAGCTTTGACCTTGGGAGTGTCTCATGTTGAAAGGAAACACGCctaagagaagaggaagtgctGAATGTTTATAAGCAATATAAAGAGGAACTCTGGAGTCTTTGCTTAGCTGTGAAATAAACATGTCTCTGTAGTTATATTTTTAGTGTGTAGTGATGAGAACCTTTTAAACAGTATGGAATGGTGTCTGGTTTGTTAAGAAGGTAAAAGGTCCACGTCCATTTTAAGCTGCAACTCCAGAAAATCACTTTACATATATTTCTAAactaatatttaatatataattaatcACATAGTAATCTTACTAGTAGTAAAGGACATTTATCATACCCGTTCGCAGTATTATAGGTCAGCTTGTCATCTATTATGAAATGTAAGGTCATGTTAATCTATCTTCCTACATTCAGTGTAAAATATTTGCTGAGTGtcagtgttttgtcttttcctctaCATATCACATGTTCAGCTGCTGAGTAATCACTCAGGAGGTTCCATTTCGAAACACCTTCTTGTCAACCTGATATTGGGTTATTTAGTTGAATCTATTACATGTGAATTTGTCAGTTTCATCAGTGCATCAATCCAGATGTTTTCATTCAACAGGAAATTGCACGGCACCTTCGTCCAGCCACACTGCGTGCTCTCTACGGCAAAGACAAAGTGAAGAACGGCGTCCACTGCACAGACCTCCCCGAGGACGGTGTTCTAGAGGTGGGTGGCATTTCACTGACAAATACACACTGTACGAGTGAGTACACCCACTCTGCTGTGCCCCTGCACATAGGTTTCCTCATTGTCGTCCGGGCCATGCATAAGTAACTACCTTGCCAAACCCCCTCAACTCTGTGAAGCCGAGTCCCATGACTCCGCTCTGTGGGCTGGGTCACCCTTAGATCACACTGGTTTTGAGGAGAACAAGAATGGCAGAGGAATTTTAAACAAAACCATTGTTTAACGGAGAGTGGGTCTGACCCATTGAGCGTCATTGTTCAGGAGAACTCCTGATCTGTGGCCTGGACAAATGCCCCCTTGTTACACATTAGCCAGACTGAGCTGCCATTTTCCTAAGACTTAGACATAGTGGCCAAGAAAGGGGCTTGTGTACAGAGGAGAAATGACGCTGTAAAACTTGACTGCTCTGATTGCAGCACAATGGATGACGAACTAATACTTTGAGGTTAGGGTTTGATTCAGTGCGTGCTGTTAAATgaactgttttttctttttctaggtGCAGTATTTCTTCAAGATTTTGGACGGATGAGCAGAAGAGGAAACACTCACTTCAAACACAAAGACTTGAGAGTTGTCTGTTTATTGTTTCAGCCTTATGCAGATTAAATAGTGACAAGAGCAGACTCCTGACAAGTGTTTTGATCTTCAACACTGAATTAAGTATTTTCACACCAACTACACATCTTATTACATGGGATACTGCATTGCCTCTGATATTCTCTAACCTTTTGACCAGCGACTTTGGTATTGGATTCATAcattacactttgaaaaaaaaatgtacaactgCATAAATATAAAATTCTTCCACCATGAAAATGGCTAAAACATTCAATAGTAAGTTGCATCACGTCAGGTGATGTCGCCAGCAAGACAGATTTCAAAGCACTGAGTTGCCACGGTTTCGATGGAGGTGACAGTCTTCTAGGCTGGACCCACAAAGCTCTACACTAAGAATTAAGAATGAACAGATGCAAGAGTATCAAACAGAAATGTCATCAAACCAAATCCTACAGCTAAAGTGAACGGCAAAGAAAAGTTGTACAAGTGTATCCCTCCACTGTCAACATGAACAACTTggataaagaaacacaaacacacaccaaaaacaacaaaaaaaagattccaTGGAGCGCAGTCATTTACTCCTTAAAGGTTCAGAGTACCATGCTAGTATTTCAGTTAACagagcacataaacacacactccacccGCTCACATAAACtaacacacctgcacacagacacgagcgcgcacacgcacacaccttgGACCACTAAAGCTGACATAAGACAAGAGATTACAACAGGACAAGACTACAGCACTGGACACTCCAAAAATATATAGCAACCACATCAGGATGAAATACTCTGGGGACAGAAACACAGCTCGCTACACGTCAGTAGTGGAATCGCGGTTTTACAGTAATAGATGAACACATCCCATGGCTCAAGGAATATTTTCATTTACAGTAGAATAAATATTTGCTATTGCtactttttgtattttacattcTAACCCtcgacaaacacacagaaaagctAGTGTAAAGCACACAGATTAAGTGTAGGTCCTGTATATTATGAATGTTCAAAGACTAGTGGTGTATATCTGAACTCTTTAATTCTctctacattttatttttgttttttaaaatgagagTGCTCGTCACGGCTGAGGTCACGAGCTGATTGTGATCTTAACATCGAAACGTCCCTGGTAGCGGTCTTTCTCGCTGTAGTCAATGTTATCTCCAAAAACTCTGCACTCGATGCGGAGCTCGTGGTCCCGAGTGATGTTGGTAAACTGGAtggccaccaggggctggaggtaCTTAGGCTGCAGCAGTTTGCCGTAGTACGGGTAGTACTGGAGAGGAAAGCCGTTACCCATGCCAAAGTACTTGATCTCTCCAATCTTGTCTGCATCCTCTTCTCTCTACAAATGTGATAGTTGGGTTTTAGGTCAAactttttttacagtgcactTATAAATCATGGGTAGATGTCGCATCAAACGTACCTTATTCTTGCAGAAAATGGGGATCAGGTTGGGCATGTCTTTGCCCTGCAGAGCCTCTGGGAGTGATGTATTGCTAGCGGGAACCTAAAAGAAAGAGAGTATTTGAGCCACATCCTGAGTAGGTGGTTAAGTTAGCGGGAACACAGCGCTGGTAGGTGTGGTTTTAAATCTTGCAACTAGCACGCAACATATACCCCTTTTTCCCGCCAGTGTTTAATTTTCAACGTTACAAACGCAACGAGAACTGAGGTGCTCTCTCATTTCGCGGTTTCACCAAGTTAGCGTGTTCACCTGGGTGTCGCATTCCCGTCACTAACAATTGGAACCAAAGCTAAAGAAACTCTGTTTCTACTGTAGAGTCATTTGACCAGGGAGTGAACGTAGATTAAATCCATTCTCTTTGCAGAAAAAACTCTGATGTTAGTGGGTTTTATGACCAGTGGAAAACTGGGCTTTAGAACATATGTTGCCACCTTGAATACAGCACAATTACTTTGCTGCAATTGTCATACTTATTAATTATTTGGGATATAATACAATTTGAGGCCTTACTGATTTCTAATCCCAAAGTTTGTCCTTACAGAAGAGTTCTCCACTATTTTAGTTTCTGTATAGTGTCAGACTGAAAAATATTGATGCTGCAGAAGCGCATATATTGACTTTTTTTGCTCCACACATTCTTCCCTATCATGAAGCGACAAGGGAAGCACCAGAGATCAGATAAACAGCCTGAAATAACAACTTTTTTGTAGCAGCCTTTAAAGGACAAGACACAAACAGCTCCTTTAAAATGAgttgaatgtgtattttttagcttatataatatattttcattaaacAAAATCCcctaaaaaaaaactcagaaaAGGAAAACGGATATCTCCCgggggaaaaaagacaaagaagacacCAACGAAGACGTCAAGGGAGATTGTGATGATAAGAGCAGACGCCGGTGTCaagaaaatcacgtgatctcATCAGCGGAGTTAATaagcctctgcctgctgcacccggctgctccaactctcacctgaataatacgaaggatttgttgctgttgtgaacgtgtttgtgcagagaacctcccaaTGTGTTGTGCaagtgtgaaaggaaaactcttGGTAAACTTCGTAGCCAGTTCTCCGGATTTTACCCGCAGGCGAGCTATGGATGTATGGTCGGCTCAGTGCATtctaaataaaattattttttattcaaaattgtAGTCTTAAGAACCAACCAATTCTGACTCTAATAACAGCACTTAAGGTAATTCATAAGACAGCTTCCTCTGGAGACACAAAATGTGAATCtggaaaaatacttttatatataCACTCAGTGACGTGTCCCTTTAAAGAAATGACACATGTTCAGAAACACCTTCAGTGTCTGCATGGTCTTCAGAAACAATGTACTTTGAAAATTACTGTTAAACTACGCTGAGGTTTTCAAAGAGATTGTAAAATgcctttttaattattaaacacCCAGGATGTGTGCTACAGGTGTGAACAATGCCTGGTTCATTCGTTGATCCCAACAGATGTGTCATCAGGTTGGTGGGTGGTTTTAGACGATGTTTAAAGAATGTATGTTTAAAGAATGTATATTTAAAGAATGTATGTTGGACCCACAAAGCTGTTGTGTTGGAGGTGTATACCTACTTTTGGTCTGAACATGACAATCCTGTTGAGCTTGACAATCAGGCAGGGCTTTCCCTCCTTGAAGCCAAAAGAGGGGTCGAATTCTCCTGAGCAGGCGTCCAGCAAGGTCTTGTGGAAGCGACAGGATTTCTTCTCGTCGCGATCATTCTCCAGAGGTCCGCGGTCCCTGTACGCCGCAGGAACTTCTGCAGATGTTGTAACATATATTAGATCTTTTTCAATAACCTACTTGTATTTAGATTAAAATTAGGATGACTTATTTAGAGATATCACTGTTTCTTATGAGAACATATTACCTCCACTAAAGTTatgtttcatctgtttgtaaGCAGCATTATGCAGAAACTAACTTTTTCCAATTTCCCTGAAATTTTATAAAGCCGTGGGACATTACCCAAGGAAGAACAGAATCCAGATTAGAGGGAATATCCAGGATTTTTGATGAGTTTTTCAAtatgtttgttgattttttaagagaataaatcaacaaacatattgaacaagacaaaaaaaaaatcacatttaggtaactgatatttatgagtgtgttcaaTTTGGTGAGGATCCAAATCAATGTCAGAGTCTTGTGAATTTAAAGGTGGTTTCATAAGggtgggccttggcggaggtatgcacttTAATGAGGTAGTTAATGAATCTAAATGCATATCAGTGAGAAATCTTGATTTGACGATTGTTACATACACATCAGGGATCAGCCAGAGAGTATGACAATCCCTGAATGATGATTGGCTTATACTTGCCTCCACAGTCTTCAAAAAACATCTGATTAGTCTGGTTCTCCTTGTTGTACTTTTTAAGGAACTGCTCCACACTGGCGACGTACTTCTCATATGATTTCGGGTCAGACAATTTGAAAGCGATTTCAAATTTCTCGGAGCGTGGGGTGTGTGACAGACCTGAAAGAcagatattgtttatttttataaaatacaacaaaataaaggGGAATGCAAGGTCAATTCAAAGATAACTTAATGCAAAAACTTgagaaattatatatatatttttatatatattaggCAGTGCGTATAAGAGGAGCTGCACTCTAGATCATGCAAGCTGTTCTTTGTCAGACCCAGAGATACTGGTCCCTGCCCGTTTACAATGTAACACAATGTAAGGTCTTGGGGATTTCCTCAGATGGTCTCTGTCAGCTCTCTGTAGCAGTAATTTTCCACAGGCCTTGTGGACAAGGCCTCAGTGAGGCGTGGCAGGAAGAGAATGAGATGGGTGAGAGAAGTGAAAGGAAACAGAACATTAATCAAACTATTGGGTCTGTTTTTGTTGCTGTAGGTATGAGCGAGATCGGTGTTGAATGtgcacaagagagagagagagaactaacATTCAGTCATTAGAATTTCTCCTGGAGCCTTGTGAAAGTTCACCAATCCCCTGCCCCCACCCCGCCACACTcacgtgtgtctctctcacaaTGGAAACTTTTAGCCCTAGAGTGAGAGGCAGGCTTGagctcagaaaaaaaagaaactctcCGCTTCCTTTATCATGCCACTGCTGGAAACTCACTTCAGCTCAAAGCGCTCCACACTTACTTTGTTGCTTTGCCAGGCTGCTCTTTGATTGTTAACAGTCGTGGACGGCTGACAGACAAAACGCCAGGCAAACTAACTCGTGTGCATGCAGCCACTCATTTACAATGGCTGCTAAAAATACTACTGCGGCTACAGCATGTGCTGTGCAAACACGACAAGGCTCTGCACTTTAAAAATATCTGCACCGTCTCCAAGCTTGCAGGAAATTTCAAAACTCTTGTAGTGTGACTGTAGCAGTGTTTAATGGTGTTGTTCTCATAAGATTACAGGTTGGAATTTTCCTCCAGCTAAACAAGCTTAGTGGCCTCTAAGCTGCGACAAAACTAAACCTTTTTTACAAACTTCTTTACAAACTCCGACTGCCATGCATGAATATGCAAATGTATAAACACGCAGGCTGTGACGCATGATCAGAGCACACGTGAGCTGTTTCAGTCACAGTGGGTGTAAGCTTCAACGGTTCCCATGTTGCCCGAGGGGGGAAACATTGACTGGCAGAGAGTAGTGAAGGACAAAATGGCTGAACCTATCTAAGGTCAGACAGACTTGTGATAGAGTAACTGCTTAAAGGCACACCCCAACAGTCATTTTTATCAGCATGAGCCATGGACACAAATATTAGGTAATTGCACAATCCTGCACATGATTTGAAAGGGCAAAGGGAGAGGAATAAATCATTTTAGATTATATTTACCTGGAGGAGCCACTCTGTCCTGATAGGTGGGTTTGAAGTCACTTAATGTGAGCAGCAAAGCCTGAATGGTCCCGATGAAAATTCCAGCCAAGCATCCGTAGAATATCACGTAGAACGCTAAGATCTTAACTGtagaggagaaaatgaatgtCTTTAAAATCCATgaacaacaaaaatgtaaattaactGATCTATCTGCAACTACATTGATTATTGATTCAATTGCTTCAGGAATTTAAGCAGCTAGAATTGTTGCATTGTGGTTGTATGCCTCTCTACAGACTCATGTAGTATGTAGGGGagtcattttttaaagaaatgtaacaAAAAGGTAGTAGGTGTAGTTTGTCATAATCAGTGTATAAATTCTTGAGTTATGGCCAAAACGATTTGTTAGGTTACAGTGAAATTGGCCTTTGACCAAGTTTATCTTTGACTCCCAAAAAAATCTTCGTAACACACTTGAAAAGATTCCCTGAAAGCGTGCCTGGGATACCGTGTTCATGAGACAGACAGATTGATGAACGAGCAAAAACAGTAAATCATCCAGCCACGCTATATCCAGTGAAGGGGCAtgcaacaacattttctgatctgAGCTTTTCAAAGGTGACAGTTTGCTGCTTTTCCATGGTTTTTCATTCTAGTAAactcaaataataaattaataaaagcaaTGAACTTTTTGACTATTACAATAGAGAAACTAGTTTTCATTCATGACCAATAAACATCAGAGAACAAAAAGTAATATTTGAG is part of the Limanda limanda chromosome 9, fLimLim1.1, whole genome shotgun sequence genome and encodes:
- the atp1b1a gene encoding sodium/potassium-transporting ATPase subunit beta-1a produces the protein MSGNKDSDGGWKNFIWNSEKKEFLGRTGSSWFKILAFYVIFYGCLAGIFIGTIQALLLTLSDFKPTYQDRVAPPGLSHTPRSEKFEIAFKLSDPKSYEKYVASVEQFLKKYNKENQTNQMFFEDCGEVPAAYRDRGPLENDRDEKKSCRFHKTLLDACSGEFDPSFGFKEGKPCLIVKLNRIVMFRPKVPASNTSLPEALQGKDMPNLIPIFCKNKREEDADKIGEIKYFGMGNGFPLQYYPYYGKLLQPKYLQPLVAIQFTNITRDHELRIECRVFGDNIDYSEKDRYQGRFDVKITISS